The Zobellia alginiliquefaciens genome contains a region encoding:
- a CDS encoding NUDIX hydrolase, with the protein MKAKEILNVSVDCVVFGYDIKAKSLNVLLIKRYLESEAKSNVLVDDYVLTGYHVYEHETLDEASARVLKELTGLTNLYKKQFKVFGAPDRLMGKSDQIWVKSKKFSSRTFTVAYYFLLKTNDVDLKANRHKAKWFPLGELPKLGFDHKKIIEEAHEDLKAKCLSEPITFELLPLKFTMNDVQDLYQSILGVEIDNRNFRRKLISRKYIIALDEKQVGVSKKPAQLYMFSKDVYDKISNKNYLISM; encoded by the coding sequence ATGAAGGCTAAGGAAATCTTGAATGTATCTGTGGATTGTGTAGTTTTTGGATACGACATTAAGGCAAAATCGCTTAATGTTCTATTGATAAAGCGGTATCTGGAGTCCGAGGCAAAATCTAATGTCCTTGTGGATGATTATGTATTGACCGGTTACCATGTGTATGAGCATGAAACTCTAGATGAAGCCTCTGCTAGGGTATTAAAAGAGCTAACCGGTCTAACCAATTTGTATAAGAAGCAATTTAAGGTATTTGGAGCTCCTGACCGGCTAATGGGGAAGTCAGACCAAATTTGGGTTAAGAGCAAGAAATTTAGCTCAAGGACTTTTACCGTAGCCTATTATTTTTTGTTGAAAACCAATGATGTTGATTTAAAGGCTAATAGGCATAAGGCAAAATGGTTTCCTCTAGGGGAATTGCCAAAACTAGGGTTTGACCATAAGAAAATTATTGAGGAAGCTCATGAAGACCTAAAGGCTAAATGCTTGTCCGAGCCTATAACTTTTGAATTGTTGCCCTTAAAATTCACCATGAATGATGTACAGGATCTCTATCAATCTATATTAGGTGTTGAAATTGATAACCGTAATTTTAGAAGAAAGTTAATCAGTAGAAAGTATATAATTGCTTTGGATGAAAAGCAAGTTGGTGTTTCAAAAAAGCCAGCTCAGTTATATATGTTCAGTAAGGACGTGTATGATAAAATTTCCAATAAGAATTATTTGATCAGTATGTAA
- a CDS encoding substrate-binding domain-containing protein, whose protein sequence is MKNVNSALKKILGPFVVVTLLFMSSCARQLETSKASNSLTEDTEESFVSKIDLSGKRIGYCTPSLNAPYYQALFQSIKSTTENNGMTFLSADGQNDINKQIAAVEDLITKGIDALLLNPLDPDALVGVTKVAKAAGVPVFIIDSSIDPSADFVTTIQSNNLANGELAGEWLAKKFGKEKMNIALLSGNAGNPVGKTRKQGLLQGITEEQLRTLGYIDLNIKTQMYTNWSYAGGLKAMEDVLVAHPDVNVVITESDVCVLGAIKAIAQAGKTDDILIVAGADGQKEAIKYIMETDFYGCTAMNSPVQIGKNAVQYAIEYMNGKTDFPKNSYTAPLLITKENAAKYYRPDAIF, encoded by the coding sequence ATGAAAAACGTAAATTCAGCTTTAAAGAAAATCCTTGGCCCATTCGTGGTGGTCACATTACTATTTATGAGCAGTTGTGCCAGACAGTTAGAAACAAGCAAAGCCTCCAACAGTCTAACCGAAGATACAGAGGAGAGTTTTGTAAGCAAAATAGATCTTTCAGGCAAAAGAATAGGCTATTGCACCCCGTCATTGAACGCACCCTACTACCAAGCGCTATTCCAGAGCATTAAGTCCACTACCGAAAATAATGGCATGACCTTCTTATCTGCAGATGGCCAAAATGATATTAACAAACAAATTGCAGCGGTTGAGGATCTAATCACAAAAGGTATTGATGCCCTGCTCCTTAACCCGCTAGATCCTGATGCCCTGGTTGGGGTTACCAAAGTCGCTAAAGCCGCCGGTGTTCCGGTATTCATTATAGACAGTTCTATTGACCCATCGGCAGATTTTGTTACTACCATTCAATCTAACAACTTAGCAAACGGGGAACTTGCCGGAGAATGGCTAGCCAAAAAATTCGGCAAAGAAAAAATGAATATTGCCCTATTAAGTGGTAATGCCGGAAACCCTGTAGGCAAAACGCGGAAACAAGGGCTTTTACAGGGCATTACGGAAGAACAATTAAGAACGTTGGGCTATATTGATTTGAACATTAAAACCCAAATGTATACCAACTGGTCCTATGCCGGCGGACTAAAGGCCATGGAAGATGTTTTGGTAGCACACCCAGATGTAAACGTAGTCATTACCGAATCGGATGTTTGTGTACTGGGAGCCATAAAGGCAATTGCCCAGGCGGGTAAAACAGATGATATTTTGATCGTTGCCGGTGCGGACGGACAAAAAGAAGCCATAAAGTACATTATGGAAACAGATTTCTACGGGTGTACCGCCATGAACAGTCCGGTACAGATAGGAAAAAATGCCGTTCAGTATGCAATTGAATACATGAACGGAAAAACAGATTTCCCAAAAAACTCATACACTGCACCTTTACTGATCACAAAGGAAAATGCGGCAAAATACTACAGGCCAGATGCTATATTTTAA
- a CDS encoding sugar ABC transporter ATP-binding protein produces MKTENSAYRVEMTGISKSFGVVSVLEGVNLKVKPGEIHALLGENGAGKSTLVKILSGVHQKDGGKILLNGEELNLKNTHEGQVKGISVVYQELSLVNDLSVAENIYLHKLGANKFWMNWKKITKDAQELIDSLGFKIDASARVRDLSIVQKQVVEIAKALSEDTKVLVLDEPTTVFDPTDTQKLFDNLFRLKEKGISIIYISHHLEEIFKIADSITVLRDGVDTGCLPVSETDTDSVIRLMIGRELKDLYPERNAKIGSKPVFEVKNLTAKNNLVHDVSFSVKPGEVLGVAGLGGSGRTETAKLIFGADKKKSGTLTLNGKEIKTKSPVDAVKHQIGFVSEDRKEEGVFLPLSIRKNISITNFRSISSKLGFLKTEKEQENVSALINKLNIKTPSSEVDVGNLSGGNQQKVALAKWLSIDSKVIIIDEPTRGVDVGAKVEIYNLINEVAQKGVAVVVISSDMPEIMGISDRILVMHKGTFYGELTKEQFSEENILRYSIGKALKTSSSNH; encoded by the coding sequence ATGAAAACTGAAAATAGCGCATACCGAGTTGAAATGACCGGAATATCTAAAAGCTTTGGAGTGGTTTCTGTACTTGAAGGTGTAAATCTTAAAGTAAAACCCGGAGAAATTCATGCATTACTTGGCGAGAATGGCGCGGGCAAATCTACGCTGGTAAAAATCCTTAGCGGTGTACATCAAAAAGATGGTGGAAAAATCTTGCTGAACGGCGAAGAACTTAACCTAAAAAACACACACGAAGGTCAGGTAAAAGGTATTAGTGTCGTCTACCAAGAACTCTCACTGGTAAACGATCTATCCGTTGCCGAAAATATCTACTTGCACAAACTTGGCGCAAATAAGTTCTGGATGAACTGGAAAAAAATTACCAAAGACGCACAAGAGCTTATAGATTCTTTGGGCTTTAAGATTGATGCATCGGCGCGAGTCAGAGATTTAAGTATTGTCCAAAAACAAGTAGTAGAAATTGCCAAGGCCTTATCGGAAGATACAAAAGTACTCGTACTGGATGAGCCCACTACCGTTTTTGATCCTACGGACACACAAAAGTTATTTGACAATTTGTTCAGGTTAAAGGAAAAAGGCATTTCCATTATTTACATCTCTCACCATTTAGAGGAAATATTTAAGATAGCAGATTCCATAACCGTTCTTAGAGATGGTGTAGACACAGGTTGCTTACCCGTTTCCGAGACCGACACGGATAGTGTTATTCGATTAATGATCGGTAGGGAACTAAAGGATCTGTACCCCGAACGTAATGCAAAAATAGGGTCAAAACCTGTTTTTGAAGTCAAGAACCTAACGGCTAAGAACAACTTGGTTCACGATGTGTCATTTTCCGTAAAACCTGGTGAAGTTCTTGGCGTAGCAGGGTTAGGAGGCAGCGGAAGGACAGAAACAGCAAAATTGATTTTTGGTGCCGATAAAAAGAAATCCGGAACCTTGACCCTAAACGGAAAAGAGATTAAAACTAAATCGCCCGTTGATGCCGTAAAACATCAAATAGGCTTTGTATCTGAAGATCGCAAGGAAGAAGGTGTCTTTTTGCCTCTTTCCATTCGAAAGAACATTAGCATTACCAATTTTAGATCTATTTCCAGTAAACTGGGTTTCTTAAAGACAGAAAAAGAGCAAGAAAACGTATCTGCATTAATTAACAAGCTAAATATTAAGACCCCTAGCTCAGAAGTAGATGTAGGCAACTTAAGTGGCGGCAACCAGCAAAAAGTGGCTTTGGCCAAATGGCTTAGCATAGACAGCAAAGTAATTATAATTGACGAACCTACACGCGGGGTAGACGTTGGTGCCAAAGTTGAAATCTATAATCTCATAAACGAAGTTGCCCAGAAAGGTGTTGCCGTTGTGGTCATTTCTTCCGATATGCCCGAAATAATGGGTATTTCGGACCGAATCCTGGTTATGCACAAGGGCACCTTCTACGGCGAGTTGACCAAAGAGCAATTTTCCGAAGAAAACATACTACGCTACTCCATTGGAAAAGCATTAAAAACATCATCATCCAACCATTAA
- a CDS encoding ABC transporter permease: protein MALTIKQQLSSPGGFLKFLIKHNTIFIFIVLVLFSAMISDVFFTSVNLSNLLKQVSGIGIISIGMLIVILTGGIDLSVGSMVALLAVTFAILVNTFALPLAILLTIIIGFSLGSVAGYLVAYQKMAPFIATLALMTIARGLGFIYSKGSPITFTTYGGLYMSDFANNSTLGIPNISIVFFIIVICAMAMLRYNVFGRLIIAIGSNEEASRLSGIKVNKYKFLVYAISGALAATAAIIVASRTNLGSPNMGMAWELDAIAAVVIGGASLNGGKGTAINTLMGVLILGLISNILNLLNVPSYPQQVVKGAIIIFAVLLQKFESK from the coding sequence ATGGCCTTAACAATAAAACAACAACTTAGTAGTCCAGGAGGATTCCTTAAGTTTCTGATCAAACACAACACCATCTTCATTTTCATCGTACTAGTGCTGTTTTCTGCAATGATTTCAGATGTGTTCTTTACATCGGTAAATCTGTCCAATTTACTAAAACAGGTTTCCGGTATTGGTATTATAAGTATTGGAATGTTAATAGTAATCCTAACCGGTGGAATAGACCTTTCTGTTGGTTCCATGGTAGCCTTGTTGGCCGTTACTTTCGCAATTTTAGTGAATACATTTGCCTTGCCCCTAGCCATTCTACTGACCATTATAATCGGGTTTTCACTGGGAAGCGTAGCTGGTTATCTTGTAGCCTATCAAAAAATGGCACCCTTTATTGCCACACTTGCCCTAATGACTATTGCAAGAGGCTTGGGCTTTATCTATTCAAAAGGTTCCCCTATCACCTTCACCACTTACGGAGGATTGTACATGTCCGACTTTGCTAATAATTCAACCTTGGGCATACCTAACATTTCTATCGTGTTTTTTATCATTGTTATCTGTGCGATGGCAATGCTACGCTACAATGTATTTGGGAGATTGATTATAGCCATAGGAAGCAACGAGGAGGCCTCTAGACTATCGGGCATTAAAGTAAACAAATACAAGTTTTTGGTCTATGCAATTTCTGGGGCTTTGGCCGCAACTGCCGCTATCATTGTTGCCTCCAGAACAAATTTGGGATCACCTAATATGGGCATGGCTTGGGAACTTGACGCTATTGCCGCAGTAGTAATTGGAGGCGCAAGCTTAAATGGAGGAAAAGGAACCGCTATAAACACCTTAATGGGCGTTCTTATTTTAGGCTTGATAAGCAACATCCTAAATCTACTTAACGTACCCTCCTACCCGCAACAAGTGGTGAAAGGTGCCATAATCATCTTTGCCGTTCTCTTACAAAAATTCGAGAGCAAATAA
- a CDS encoding mannitol dehydrogenase family protein: MTSYKLNNKNLSKFSDEALIPQYDRSALKTGIVHVGIGGFHRSHEAYYTNQLLHDPANSDWGICGIALLDFDTKIYNTLKEQDGLYTLIVKELDGTLTKKIIGSIVEYLFAPENPTQVIEKMASTDVKIITLTITEGGYNYNEATGSFDFTNPLVQQDLEHPQAPKTIFGYLTQALKLRKERGLPGCTIQSCDNIQGNGHMTERMLLSFVHMAEPDLVPWIKSNVSFPNAMVDRITPATSEKDITLLKDTSGIEDAWPVVCEPFKQWVIEDDFISGRPAWENVGAQFVEDVVPYEKMKLSLLNAGHSVLGILGALIGYETIDESVQNKAIQTFLHSYMDEEVSPTLGDLEGVDLKKYKQSLLQRFGNIYIKDQIDRICSESSAKIPIFILPTVNAQLENDGPIEHAAFVIAAWAIYSAGVDEQGNPLNIKDALESLLKEKALVAKDSPASFLEIESVFGKLNQSKRFVDSYSAAYQNILKYGVEECVTQMNNKAINNI, encoded by the coding sequence ATGACTAGCTATAAATTAAACAACAAAAACCTCAGCAAGTTTTCAGATGAGGCCCTTATTCCCCAGTATGATAGATCTGCCTTAAAAACAGGTATCGTCCATGTGGGCATAGGGGGGTTCCACCGATCTCATGAAGCCTATTATACCAATCAATTATTACATGACCCAGCCAATTCGGATTGGGGCATTTGTGGCATTGCCCTATTGGATTTTGACACAAAAATTTACAATACCCTTAAAGAGCAAGACGGATTGTACACCCTTATTGTGAAGGAATTGGACGGCACCTTGACCAAAAAAATCATAGGCTCTATTGTAGAATACCTTTTTGCTCCGGAGAATCCAACACAGGTAATAGAGAAAATGGCGAGTACCGATGTTAAGATCATAACCCTGACCATTACGGAAGGTGGCTATAACTACAACGAAGCCACGGGTTCTTTTGACTTTACAAATCCCCTAGTTCAACAGGACTTAGAGCACCCACAAGCTCCCAAAACAATTTTTGGTTATTTGACCCAAGCATTAAAACTCCGAAAAGAAAGAGGATTGCCCGGGTGCACCATTCAGTCTTGCGATAACATTCAGGGAAATGGACATATGACGGAAAGGATGTTATTGAGTTTTGTACATATGGCCGAACCGGATCTCGTACCCTGGATAAAATCAAATGTATCCTTCCCTAATGCTATGGTAGATAGAATCACTCCCGCCACATCAGAAAAGGATATTACCCTATTAAAAGATACCAGCGGAATTGAAGATGCATGGCCCGTAGTTTGTGAGCCTTTTAAACAATGGGTCATAGAAGATGATTTTATCTCAGGAAGACCTGCTTGGGAAAATGTAGGAGCTCAATTTGTAGAAGATGTAGTTCCTTATGAAAAAATGAAGCTTAGCCTATTAAATGCAGGACATTCCGTTTTGGGAATCCTTGGCGCTCTAATAGGCTATGAAACTATTGACGAATCTGTTCAGAACAAGGCTATACAAACCTTTTTACACTCCTACATGGATGAAGAGGTGAGCCCTACTTTAGGTGATTTAGAAGGTGTTGACTTGAAAAAGTATAAACAGTCACTGCTTCAAAGATTTGGAAATATTTACATCAAAGATCAAATAGACAGAATATGTTCTGAGAGTTCCGCTAAAATTCCCATTTTCATTTTACCCACGGTAAACGCACAATTAGAAAATGACGGCCCTATTGAACATGCGGCTTTTGTAATTGCAGCCTGGGCCATCTACAGTGCCGGTGTTGACGAGCAGGGAAACCCCTTAAATATTAAAGATGCCCTAGAATCCCTATTAAAAGAAAAAGCTCTGGTTGCCAAAGACAGTCCCGCATCTTTTTTAGAAATAGAATCCGTTTTCGGGAAGCTGAATCAATCCAAAAGATTTGTTGATTCTTATTCAGCGGCATATCAAAACATTCTAAAATACGGTGTAGAAGAATGTGTAACCCAAATGAACAATAAGGCTATAAATAATATTTAA
- a CDS encoding carbohydrate kinase family protein yields the protein MKNIVCFGEVLWDVFPTHKKIGGAPLNVAARLQSLENRVSLISKVGNDGAGREIIEFLNKQGINTQSVKVDSTLKTGDVKVTLNDKGSASYIIESPRAWDHIELTPDAVDITQTSDVFIYGSLAARNHTSKNTLHELLKLAKYKIFDVNLRAPHYTIHVLSELMDAADFIKFNDDEILEIAKALDFESESLEENIKFIAKYTNTTSICVTRGGNGAILYCNHLFYYNNGYPITVVDTVGAGDSFLASLINKILKGASPQNALDFSCAMGAIVASNQGANPKIEKATIDKMMYVQP from the coding sequence ATGAAAAATATAGTTTGTTTTGGAGAAGTTCTATGGGACGTATTCCCTACCCATAAAAAAATTGGAGGAGCGCCTTTGAACGTTGCAGCACGTTTACAATCATTAGAAAACAGGGTAAGTCTGATCAGCAAGGTAGGAAATGATGGGGCCGGTAGGGAAATAATTGAATTCCTTAACAAACAGGGTATCAACACCCAAAGCGTAAAAGTGGATTCTACTCTAAAAACCGGAGATGTAAAAGTTACTTTGAACGACAAAGGTTCCGCCTCATATATTATAGAGTCTCCTAGAGCTTGGGACCATATTGAACTTACCCCAGATGCTGTAGACATCACTCAAACTTCGGATGTCTTTATATATGGAAGTTTGGCCGCAAGAAACCACACCTCTAAGAATACACTACATGAGCTTTTAAAACTGGCCAAGTATAAAATTTTTGATGTTAATCTTAGAGCTCCGCATTACACTATACATGTTTTGTCCGAACTCATGGATGCTGCCGACTTTATAAAGTTTAATGACGATGAAATTTTAGAAATAGCAAAAGCCCTAGATTTTGAATCCGAGTCTCTGGAAGAAAATATCAAATTTATAGCGAAGTATACCAATACAACATCTATTTGTGTTACAAGGGGCGGTAATGGCGCCATACTCTATTGTAATCATTTATTTTATTACAACAACGGCTATCCAATAACAGTTGTGGACACTGTTGGTGCAGGAGATTCTTTTTTGGCATCTCTGATCAACAAAATCCTTAAGGGTGCTTCCCCTCAAAATGCCCTTGATTTTTCTTGCGCCATGGGTGCAATTGTAGCCAGTAACCAAGGGGCAAACCCAAAAATAGAGAAAGCTACTATTGATAAAATGATGTATGTACAACCATAG
- a CDS encoding mannitol dehydrogenase family protein, with product MQNPLYLNIENVGALQNRALIPAFDRDKIKTSIAHIGISNFHRAHQAYYMHELIENHDEFNFGICGIDLLDADRKIYNVLKDQDGLYCLMVKDANGSHQIKVIGSIVEYFFGPENPMAVIERLAHPDIEIISLTIAEDGYHLNEITGEFDQENPVVAEDMRNPFYPKTVFGYLMQAFKLRKFRGLAGCTILSCDNIKGNGDTMKASFFNYVNKMEPELLPWLKENTTFPNSMVDRITPLTRPEDIETLKNDFLIEDQWPVVCEPFANWVIEDNFFHGRPQWEKVGVQFVEHIEFYDKMKLQLLNAGHTLLGILGTLHGYKTVGEAANDEDFMYFLRTFMDAEVIPVLDKAEVHLVENYKSTLIARFKNPYIYDSLSRICDESSAKVPIFILPTVRTQLSKDKVIDRAAFVIAAWCTYYDGLDDQGKTYKISDSISNVLIRRATQSQQNPIRFLEIESVFGDLKSSPIFVEKYVRYLNYIRTRTIKECIKDFNSGLL from the coding sequence ATGCAAAACCCATTATACTTAAATATTGAGAATGTAGGCGCGCTACAGAATAGGGCGTTGATTCCTGCATTTGATCGAGATAAAATTAAAACAAGTATTGCACATATTGGGATAAGCAATTTTCATAGAGCGCATCAGGCATATTATATGCACGAGCTGATAGAAAATCATGATGAATTTAATTTTGGTATATGCGGAATAGACCTTTTGGATGCAGACCGAAAAATTTATAATGTTCTAAAAGATCAAGATGGGCTGTATTGCTTGATGGTGAAAGATGCCAATGGTTCCCATCAAATAAAAGTTATAGGCTCTATTGTAGAGTACTTTTTTGGTCCTGAAAATCCCATGGCGGTCATTGAAAGACTTGCTCATCCGGATATCGAGATAATTTCGTTGACCATTGCCGAAGACGGATATCACTTAAACGAGATAACAGGAGAGTTTGATCAGGAGAATCCGGTTGTTGCCGAAGATATGAGAAACCCCTTTTATCCAAAAACCGTTTTTGGATATTTGATGCAAGCCTTTAAGTTGAGGAAGTTCCGAGGTCTAGCAGGTTGTACCATTCTATCATGTGACAATATAAAAGGCAACGGAGATACGATGAAAGCTTCTTTTTTCAACTACGTAAATAAGATGGAGCCCGAATTGCTGCCGTGGCTAAAGGAGAACACTACGTTTCCAAATTCAATGGTGGATCGGATTACACCGCTAACCCGCCCGGAAGACATTGAAACTTTAAAAAACGACTTTTTAATTGAGGACCAATGGCCAGTGGTATGCGAGCCTTTTGCGAACTGGGTGATCGAGGATAATTTTTTTCACGGAAGGCCACAGTGGGAAAAGGTAGGTGTACAGTTTGTGGAGCATATTGAGTTTTATGATAAAATGAAACTTCAGTTGCTCAATGCGGGACATACCCTATTGGGTATCTTGGGTACGCTTCACGGATATAAAACCGTAGGTGAGGCTGCAAACGATGAAGACTTTATGTATTTCCTGAGAACTTTTATGGATGCAGAGGTCATTCCTGTTCTGGATAAGGCCGAGGTTCATTTGGTAGAAAATTATAAGTCTACTTTGATTGCTAGATTTAAGAACCCTTATATCTATGATAGCCTTTCCAGGATTTGCGATGAAAGCTCTGCAAAAGTCCCAATTTTTATTTTGCCGACGGTGCGGACACAGTTGTCAAAAGACAAGGTTATAGACAGGGCTGCTTTTGTTATTGCCGCATGGTGTACATATTATGATGGTTTGGATGATCAAGGTAAAACATATAAAATTTCAGACTCTATAAGTAATGTTCTGATTAGAAGGGCCACTCAGTCTCAGCAGAATCCGATTAGGTTTTTAGAAATTGAATCTGTTTTTGGCGATTTAAAAAGCAGTCCAATTTTTGTGGAAAAGTACGTGCGCTATCTAAATTATATTAGAACGCGCACGATTAAAGAGTGTATAAAAGATTTTAATTCTGGTCTGTTATAG
- a CDS encoding NUDIX hydrolase has translation MDFRKLDNVSVNCVIFGLGPEGLYVLLQKRTLNMFRKEYPVIDDWVITGERAFTNKTLEESANSIFKSITNLNEFNRVQFHTYGNTSRIKTDKDLLWTKSKGLKAQSMTIAYYFVQPKKNIQLTDDDFKWFPVKALPELGFDHKKIIDDAQEDLKQKIMVEPIIFDLISHKFTLNELQIAFESVLNIEIDNRNFRKKVLKKIYIVPLNETRKGNAKKPSKLYVFSRDVYNKVTEKDLIINI, from the coding sequence ATGGATTTTAGAAAACTGGATAACGTATCTGTCAATTGTGTCATTTTTGGCTTAGGCCCAGAAGGTTTGTATGTTCTTTTGCAAAAACGTACGCTAAATATGTTCCGAAAAGAGTACCCGGTAATTGATGACTGGGTTATAACAGGAGAACGTGCTTTCACAAACAAAACTTTAGAGGAATCTGCCAACAGTATCTTTAAAAGCATAACCAACCTTAACGAATTCAACAGGGTTCAGTTTCACACCTACGGCAATACCTCTAGAATCAAAACCGACAAAGATTTATTATGGACCAAAAGCAAAGGACTAAAGGCACAATCCATGACCATTGCGTATTATTTTGTACAGCCTAAAAAGAACATTCAATTAACCGATGATGACTTTAAGTGGTTTCCCGTAAAAGCTTTGCCGGAATTGGGTTTTGACCACAAAAAAATAATTGATGACGCTCAGGAAGATTTGAAGCAAAAAATCATGGTTGAGCCTATAATATTTGATTTGATATCGCATAAGTTTACGTTAAATGAACTTCAAATTGCTTTTGAGTCTGTCCTGAACATTGAAATTGACAACCGAAATTTCCGAAAAAAAGTACTGAAGAAAATTTATATTGTTCCTTTGAACGAAACCAGAAAGGGCAATGCAAAAAAACCTTCTAAGCTCTATGTTTTTAGCCGAGATGTGTATAATAAAGTAACGGAGAAAGACCTCATCATAAATATTTAA
- a CDS encoding T9SS type A sorting domain-containing protein, with the protein MKHFYLLITFLCISFCYGQESQGNGDIKGFKLYPNPVTNGKVYISTSETSPKQVLIYDVLGTQVLETKINGEELYLSNIDAGVYVLRVYQNNKVATRKLIIK; encoded by the coding sequence ATGAAGCACTTTTACCTCTTAATTACTTTCTTGTGTATTTCCTTTTGCTATGGGCAAGAATCCCAGGGCAATGGGGATATTAAAGGTTTTAAACTTTACCCGAATCCGGTTACGAACGGTAAGGTTTATATTAGCACTTCTGAAACTTCACCTAAACAAGTCTTGATTTATGATGTTTTGGGAACACAAGTTTTAGAGACCAAAATTAATGGTGAGGAACTGTATCTTTCAAATATTGATGCGGGAGTTTATGTATTGCGTGTTTACCAAAACAACAAAGTAGCTACCAGAAAGCTGATTATAAAATAG
- a CDS encoding T9SS type A sorting domain-containing protein: MRTTYFMLLLIFTISMSAQNSFDFQNQSKEEIPGFKLYPNPAFNDVVNVITRDNQVKQIKVYDVFGKIVLTDQISKSNLNISRLVPGVYVLQVTENKKTSNRKLVVK, encoded by the coding sequence ATGCGTACTACCTACTTTATGCTTTTACTAATATTCACCATTAGTATGTCCGCCCAAAATTCCTTTGATTTCCAAAATCAGAGCAAAGAAGAAATTCCTGGTTTTAAACTTTATCCCAACCCCGCTTTTAATGATGTGGTGAATGTCATTACCAGAGACAACCAAGTAAAACAAATTAAGGTTTATGATGTTTTTGGTAAGATTGTCCTAACCGATCAAATCTCCAAAAGCAATCTAAATATTTCTAGACTGGTACCCGGAGTATATGTACTTCAAGTAACCGAAAACAAAAAAACGAGCAACCGAAAATTGGTCGTAAAATAA
- a CDS encoding FKBP-type peptidyl-prolyl cis-trans isomerase — protein sequence MSQVKQNDKVKVHYTGKLASGEVFDSSVERGEPIEFTMGQGELIPGFEKGLIDMKVNEKKTVNIPKEEAYGMPKEELIQEVPKSQLPQDIEPKVGMGLVSQTQSGQEINLLVTDVKEESIVVDGNHPLAGKDLVFDLEVVEIL from the coding sequence ATGAGTCAAGTTAAACAAAACGATAAAGTAAAAGTACATTACACAGGAAAGTTGGCTTCAGGTGAAGTTTTTGATAGCTCTGTTGAAAGAGGAGAGCCTATTGAATTTACTATGGGTCAAGGTGAATTGATACCTGGTTTTGAAAAAGGTCTTATTGATATGAAGGTCAATGAGAAAAAAACCGTTAACATCCCAAAAGAGGAAGCTTACGGAATGCCTAAAGAGGAATTGATACAAGAAGTACCTAAAAGTCAATTGCCACAGGATATAGAGCCAAAAGTAGGTATGGGGCTTGTTTCTCAGACTCAAAGTGGTCAAGAAATTAATCTTTTGGTCACAGATGTAAAGGAAGAAAGTATTGTTGTAGATGGTAATCACCCTTTAGCAGGTAAAGACCTTGTTTTTGACCTTGAAGTGGTAGAGATATTATAA